Proteins from one Limanda limanda chromosome 4, fLimLim1.1, whole genome shotgun sequence genomic window:
- the LOC132999392 gene encoding AMP deaminase 2-like isoform X3 translates to MSSDLSGASGSKPLKPQRSLPGTPVSLTHYPIDLRTSMEEKYKEIAEELFTRSMAESDMRSAPYEFPEDSPIEQLEERRHRLERQISQDIKLLKDQGVDTLDDGFMEREMPLEREYQRVSISGEEKCGVPFTDLLDAAKCVVKALFIREKYINRSMQNFCKTTAHALEELGMKTEDFGVYDDIAETPVDNDAPVHAPVSETHPYDNQDPLNMPADTGYGCKMVDGVVHVYANKSNMDKSAELDLPYPDLKEYIGDMNVMMSLIVNGPVKSFCYRRLQYLSSKFQMHILLNEMKELAAQKKVPHRDFYNIRKVDTHIHASSCMNQKHLLRFIKRAMKKYPGEIVHMENGRGQTLKDVFETMNLTAFDLSVDTLDMHADRNTFHRFDKFNAKYNPIGESILREIFIKTDNHIEGKYFAHIVKEVLYDLEESKYQNSEMRLSIYGRSRDEWDKLSRWAVDHRVYSDNVRWLIQVPRLFDVYHTKKQLANFQEMLENIFMPLFEVTINPASHPELHLFLEHVVGFDSVDDESKPEHHNFNLDSPLPANWTNGANPPYSYYLYYTYANMTVLNHLRSRRGLHTFVLRPHCGEAGPIHHLVSGFFLSENISHGLLLRKAPVLQYLYYLAQIGIAMSPLSNNSLFLSYHRNPLPEYLSRGLVISLSTDDPLQFHFTKEPLMEEYSIAAQVWKLSSCDMCELARNSVLMSGFSNRVKRYWLGPKHSKEGPISNDIRRTNVPDIRVAYRSETLTEELQLVTHAVRTEELDTIDEEDALSMGPLPSQR, encoded by the exons ATGTCCAGTG ATCTGAGTGGTGCATCTGGGTCCAAGCCCCTCAAGCCCCAGCGGTCCCTGCCAGGGACGCCTGTTTCCCTCACACACTACCCGATTGACCTGCGGACATCCATGGAAGAAAAGTACAAAGAGATTGCAGAG GAGCTGTTCACACGCAGCATGGCAGAGAGCGACATGAGAAGTGCTCCGTACGAGTTCCCGGAGGACAGCCCCAtcgagcagctggaggagcggCGTCACCGTCTGGAGCGGCAGATCAGCCAGGACATCAA GTTATTGAAGGATCAGGGTGTGGATACTCTCGATGATGGCTTCATGGAAAGAGAAATGCCACTGGAGCGCGAATACCAGCGAGTCTCAATATCTGGCGAGGAAAAATGTGGG GTCCCCTTCACAGACCTGCTTGATGCTGCTAAGTGCGTGGTGAAGGCGTTATTCATTCGGGAGAAGTACATAAACCGATCCATGCAGAACTTTTGTAAGACCACAGCTCACGCCTTAGAGGAGCTCGGGATGAAGACTGAGGATTTTGGAGTCTATGATGATATAGCAGAGACCCCTGTAGATAATG ATGCCCCCGTCCACGCACCGGTTTCGGAGACACACCCCTACGACAATCAGGACCCCTTGAACATGCCAGCAGACACAGGATATGGATGCAAGATGGTGGATGGAGTAGTTCATGTCTACGCCAACAAAAGCAACATGGACAA AAGTGCAGAACTGGACTTGCCATATCCTGACTTGAAGGAGTATATCGGAGACATGAATGTGATGATGTCCCTCATCGTTAACGGGCCAGT GAAGTCCTTCTGCTACCGCCGCCTCCAGTACCTGAGCTCTAAGTTCCAGATGCACATCCTCCTGAACGAGATGAAGGAGCTAGCTGCTCAGAAGAAGGTTCCTCACAGAGACTTCTACAACATCCGGAAG GTGGACACGCATATACATGCATCGTCCTGTATGAACCAGAAGCACCTGCTGCGATTCATCAAGAGAGCCATGAAGAAGTACCCTGGGGAGATCGTTCACATGGAGAACGGCCGGGGTCAGACCCTCAAGGACGTGTTCGAGACCATGAACCTCACAGCCTTCGACCTGAGTGTTGACACTCTCGACATGCATGCG GACCGTAACACGTTCCATCGCTTTGACAAGTTTAACGCCAAATACAACCCCATCGGAGAATCCATCCTGAGAGAGATCTTCATCAAGACTGACAACCACATTGAAGGAAAATACTTTGCACACATAGTCAAG GAGGTGTTGTATGACTTGGAGGAGAGCAAGTACCAGAACTCCGAGATGCGTCTGTCCATCTATGGCCGCTCCCGAGACGAGTGGGACAAGCTGTCTCGGTGGGCTGTGGATCACCGAGTGTACTCTGATAATGTGCGCTGGCTTATCCAGGTGCCCCGTCTATT TGACGTGTACCACACAAAGAAGCAGCTGGCTAATTTCCAGGAGATGCTGGAGAACATCTTCATGCCTCTGTTTGAAGTCACAATAAACCCTGCCAGTCATCCCGAGCTGCATCTCTTCCTCGAACAT GTCGTGGGCTTTGACAGCGTGGACGACGAGTCCAAACCTGAGCACCACAATTTTAACCTTGACAGTCCACTGCCGGCCAATTGGACAAATGGGGCCAACCCGCCCTACTCCTATTACCTCTACTATACCTACGCCAACATGACTGTGCTCAACCACCTGCGGAG TCGGCGAGGCCTTCATACGTTTGTCCTGCGGCCTCACTGTGGGGAGGCGGGGCCGATCCACCACCTGGTGTCAGGTTTCTTCCTATCAGAGAACATCTCCCATGGGCTACTGCTCAGAAAG GCCCCGGTGCTGCAGTATCTTTACTATCTGGCTCAAATTGGCATTGCCATGTCCCCACTGAGTAACAACAGCCTGTTCCTCAGTTACCACCGCAACCCACTGCCAGAGTATCTGTCCAGAGGCCTGGTGATATCTCTGTCCACTGATGACCCCCTTCAGTTCCACTTCACCAAG GAGCCTCTAATGGAGGAGTACAGTATCGCTGCGCAAGTGTGGAAACTGAGTTCCTGTGACATGTGCGAGCTGGCAAGAAACAGCGTTCTTATGAGCGGATTTTCAAACAGG GTCAAGCGTTATTGGCTGGGCCCTAAACATTCCAAGGAGGGTCCTATAAGCAACGACATCCGCCGCACAAACGTCCCCGATATCCGCGTGGCGTACCGCAGCGAGACCCTCAccgaggagctgcagctcgTCACCCACGCCGTGCGCACAGAGGAGCTGGACACTATCGATGAGGAGGACGCTCTGTCCATGGGCCCTCTGCCCAGTCAGCGCTGA
- the LOC132999392 gene encoding AMP deaminase 2-like isoform X2 → MSSDLSGASGSKPLKPQRSLPGTPVSLTHYPIDLRTSMEEKYKEIAEELFTRSMAESDMRSAPYEFPEDSPIEQLEERRHRLERQISQDIKLEPEILLRAKQDFMKIDSAADLELLKDQGVDTLDDGFMEREMPLEREYQRVSISGEEKCGVPFTDLLDAAKCVVKALFIREKYINRSMQNFCKTTAHALEELGMKTEDFGVYDDIAETPVDNDAPVHAPVSETHPYDNQDPLNMPADTGYGCKMVDGVVHVYANKSNMDKSAELDLPYPDLKEYIGDMNVMMSLIVNGPVKSFCYRRLQYLSSKFQMHILLNEMKELAAQKKVPHRDFYNIRKVDTHIHASSCMNQKHLLRFIKRAMKKYPGEIVHMENGRGQTLKDVFETMNLTAFDLSVDTLDMHADRNTFHRFDKFNAKYNPIGESILREIFIKTDNHIEGKYFAHIVKEVLYDLEESKYQNSEMRLSIYGRSRDEWDKLSRWAVDHRVYSDNVRWLIQVPRLFDVYHTKKQLANFQEMLENIFMPLFEVTINPASHPELHLFLEHVVGFDSVDDESKPEHHNFNLDSPLPANWTNGANPPYSYYLYYTYANMTVLNHLRSRRGLHTFVLRPHCGEAGPIHHLVSGFFLSENISHGLLLRKAPVLQYLYYLAQIGIAMSPLSNNSLFLSYHRNPLPEYLSRGLVISLSTDDPLQFHFTKEPLMEEYSIAAQVWKLSSCDMCELARNSVLMSGFSNRVKRYWLGPKHSKEGPISNDIRRTNVPDIRVAYRSETLTEELQLVTHAVRTEELDTIDEEDALSMGPLPSQR, encoded by the exons ATGTCCAGTG ATCTGAGTGGTGCATCTGGGTCCAAGCCCCTCAAGCCCCAGCGGTCCCTGCCAGGGACGCCTGTTTCCCTCACACACTACCCGATTGACCTGCGGACATCCATGGAAGAAAAGTACAAAGAGATTGCAGAG GAGCTGTTCACACGCAGCATGGCAGAGAGCGACATGAGAAGTGCTCCGTACGAGTTCCCGGAGGACAGCCCCAtcgagcagctggaggagcggCGTCACCGTCTGGAGCGGCAGATCAGCCAGGACATCAA GCTTGAGCCAGAGATCTTGCTCCGCGCCAAACAGGACTTCATGAAAATCGACAGTGCGGCAGACCTAGA GTTATTGAAGGATCAGGGTGTGGATACTCTCGATGATGGCTTCATGGAAAGAGAAATGCCACTGGAGCGCGAATACCAGCGAGTCTCAATATCTGGCGAGGAAAAATGTGGG GTCCCCTTCACAGACCTGCTTGATGCTGCTAAGTGCGTGGTGAAGGCGTTATTCATTCGGGAGAAGTACATAAACCGATCCATGCAGAACTTTTGTAAGACCACAGCTCACGCCTTAGAGGAGCTCGGGATGAAGACTGAGGATTTTGGAGTCTATGATGATATAGCAGAGACCCCTGTAGATAATG ATGCCCCCGTCCACGCACCGGTTTCGGAGACACACCCCTACGACAATCAGGACCCCTTGAACATGCCAGCAGACACAGGATATGGATGCAAGATGGTGGATGGAGTAGTTCATGTCTACGCCAACAAAAGCAACATGGACAA AAGTGCAGAACTGGACTTGCCATATCCTGACTTGAAGGAGTATATCGGAGACATGAATGTGATGATGTCCCTCATCGTTAACGGGCCAGT GAAGTCCTTCTGCTACCGCCGCCTCCAGTACCTGAGCTCTAAGTTCCAGATGCACATCCTCCTGAACGAGATGAAGGAGCTAGCTGCTCAGAAGAAGGTTCCTCACAGAGACTTCTACAACATCCGGAAG GTGGACACGCATATACATGCATCGTCCTGTATGAACCAGAAGCACCTGCTGCGATTCATCAAGAGAGCCATGAAGAAGTACCCTGGGGAGATCGTTCACATGGAGAACGGCCGGGGTCAGACCCTCAAGGACGTGTTCGAGACCATGAACCTCACAGCCTTCGACCTGAGTGTTGACACTCTCGACATGCATGCG GACCGTAACACGTTCCATCGCTTTGACAAGTTTAACGCCAAATACAACCCCATCGGAGAATCCATCCTGAGAGAGATCTTCATCAAGACTGACAACCACATTGAAGGAAAATACTTTGCACACATAGTCAAG GAGGTGTTGTATGACTTGGAGGAGAGCAAGTACCAGAACTCCGAGATGCGTCTGTCCATCTATGGCCGCTCCCGAGACGAGTGGGACAAGCTGTCTCGGTGGGCTGTGGATCACCGAGTGTACTCTGATAATGTGCGCTGGCTTATCCAGGTGCCCCGTCTATT TGACGTGTACCACACAAAGAAGCAGCTGGCTAATTTCCAGGAGATGCTGGAGAACATCTTCATGCCTCTGTTTGAAGTCACAATAAACCCTGCCAGTCATCCCGAGCTGCATCTCTTCCTCGAACAT GTCGTGGGCTTTGACAGCGTGGACGACGAGTCCAAACCTGAGCACCACAATTTTAACCTTGACAGTCCACTGCCGGCCAATTGGACAAATGGGGCCAACCCGCCCTACTCCTATTACCTCTACTATACCTACGCCAACATGACTGTGCTCAACCACCTGCGGAG TCGGCGAGGCCTTCATACGTTTGTCCTGCGGCCTCACTGTGGGGAGGCGGGGCCGATCCACCACCTGGTGTCAGGTTTCTTCCTATCAGAGAACATCTCCCATGGGCTACTGCTCAGAAAG GCCCCGGTGCTGCAGTATCTTTACTATCTGGCTCAAATTGGCATTGCCATGTCCCCACTGAGTAACAACAGCCTGTTCCTCAGTTACCACCGCAACCCACTGCCAGAGTATCTGTCCAGAGGCCTGGTGATATCTCTGTCCACTGATGACCCCCTTCAGTTCCACTTCACCAAG GAGCCTCTAATGGAGGAGTACAGTATCGCTGCGCAAGTGTGGAAACTGAGTTCCTGTGACATGTGCGAGCTGGCAAGAAACAGCGTTCTTATGAGCGGATTTTCAAACAGG GTCAAGCGTTATTGGCTGGGCCCTAAACATTCCAAGGAGGGTCCTATAAGCAACGACATCCGCCGCACAAACGTCCCCGATATCCGCGTGGCGTACCGCAGCGAGACCCTCAccgaggagctgcagctcgTCACCCACGCCGTGCGCACAGAGGAGCTGGACACTATCGATGAGGAGGACGCTCTGTCCATGGGCCCTCTGCCCAGTCAGCGCTGA
- the LOC132999392 gene encoding AMP deaminase 2-like isoform X1 translates to MPSSVAVFHCIGYTRLVPRLLGQPRRMALSRGWGSLRLHLSSSLCSTPADLLMAGRRSQLCSGVSSSPVWFLPPLCPTRRQSSSIRAPPSLCWPLRRSDSYCSSDSKSTTGKMSSSSSTSNGQGKPKPKSPLRKRGSLQSTTIPDLSGASGSKPLKPQRSLPGTPVSLTHYPIDLRTSMEEKYKEIAEELFTRSMAESDMRSAPYEFPEDSPIEQLEERRHRLERQISQDIKLEPEILLRAKQDFMKIDSAADLELLKDQGVDTLDDGFMEREMPLEREYQRVSISGEEKCGVPFTDLLDAAKCVVKALFIREKYINRSMQNFCKTTAHALEELGMKTEDFGVYDDIAETPVDNDAPVHAPVSETHPYDNQDPLNMPADTGYGCKMVDGVVHVYANKSNMDKSAELDLPYPDLKEYIGDMNVMMSLIVNGPVKSFCYRRLQYLSSKFQMHILLNEMKELAAQKKVPHRDFYNIRKVDTHIHASSCMNQKHLLRFIKRAMKKYPGEIVHMENGRGQTLKDVFETMNLTAFDLSVDTLDMHADRNTFHRFDKFNAKYNPIGESILREIFIKTDNHIEGKYFAHIVKEVLYDLEESKYQNSEMRLSIYGRSRDEWDKLSRWAVDHRVYSDNVRWLIQVPRLFDVYHTKKQLANFQEMLENIFMPLFEVTINPASHPELHLFLEHVVGFDSVDDESKPEHHNFNLDSPLPANWTNGANPPYSYYLYYTYANMTVLNHLRSRRGLHTFVLRPHCGEAGPIHHLVSGFFLSENISHGLLLRKAPVLQYLYYLAQIGIAMSPLSNNSLFLSYHRNPLPEYLSRGLVISLSTDDPLQFHFTKEPLMEEYSIAAQVWKLSSCDMCELARNSVLMSGFSNRVKRYWLGPKHSKEGPISNDIRRTNVPDIRVAYRSETLTEELQLVTHAVRTEELDTIDEEDALSMGPLPSQR, encoded by the exons ATGCCCTCCTCTGTGGCTGTTTTTCACTGCATTGGCTACACGAGGCTTGTGccccggttgctagggcaaccaAGGAGGATGGCCCTCAGCAGGGGCTGGGGAAGCCTTAGGCTGCATCTCAGCTCGTCACTGTGCAGCACGCCTGCTGATCTGCTCATGGCTGGGAGGAGGAGCCAGCTCTGCAGTGGAGTGTCTTCCAGCCCAGTATGGTTCCTGCCTCCCCTCTGCCCCACCAGGAGACAGAGCTCCAGCATTAgagctcctccctccctctgctggcCACTGCGCCGCTCTGACTCTTACTGCTCCAGTGATAGCAAGAGCACAACTGGCAAGAtgtcatcctcttcctccacctccaatGGACAAGGGAAGCCTAAACCTAAATCCCCGTTACGCAAAAGGGGGAGTCTGCAGAGCACCACCATTCCTG ATCTGAGTGGTGCATCTGGGTCCAAGCCCCTCAAGCCCCAGCGGTCCCTGCCAGGGACGCCTGTTTCCCTCACACACTACCCGATTGACCTGCGGACATCCATGGAAGAAAAGTACAAAGAGATTGCAGAG GAGCTGTTCACACGCAGCATGGCAGAGAGCGACATGAGAAGTGCTCCGTACGAGTTCCCGGAGGACAGCCCCAtcgagcagctggaggagcggCGTCACCGTCTGGAGCGGCAGATCAGCCAGGACATCAA GCTTGAGCCAGAGATCTTGCTCCGCGCCAAACAGGACTTCATGAAAATCGACAGTGCGGCAGACCTAGA GTTATTGAAGGATCAGGGTGTGGATACTCTCGATGATGGCTTCATGGAAAGAGAAATGCCACTGGAGCGCGAATACCAGCGAGTCTCAATATCTGGCGAGGAAAAATGTGGG GTCCCCTTCACAGACCTGCTTGATGCTGCTAAGTGCGTGGTGAAGGCGTTATTCATTCGGGAGAAGTACATAAACCGATCCATGCAGAACTTTTGTAAGACCACAGCTCACGCCTTAGAGGAGCTCGGGATGAAGACTGAGGATTTTGGAGTCTATGATGATATAGCAGAGACCCCTGTAGATAATG ATGCCCCCGTCCACGCACCGGTTTCGGAGACACACCCCTACGACAATCAGGACCCCTTGAACATGCCAGCAGACACAGGATATGGATGCAAGATGGTGGATGGAGTAGTTCATGTCTACGCCAACAAAAGCAACATGGACAA AAGTGCAGAACTGGACTTGCCATATCCTGACTTGAAGGAGTATATCGGAGACATGAATGTGATGATGTCCCTCATCGTTAACGGGCCAGT GAAGTCCTTCTGCTACCGCCGCCTCCAGTACCTGAGCTCTAAGTTCCAGATGCACATCCTCCTGAACGAGATGAAGGAGCTAGCTGCTCAGAAGAAGGTTCCTCACAGAGACTTCTACAACATCCGGAAG GTGGACACGCATATACATGCATCGTCCTGTATGAACCAGAAGCACCTGCTGCGATTCATCAAGAGAGCCATGAAGAAGTACCCTGGGGAGATCGTTCACATGGAGAACGGCCGGGGTCAGACCCTCAAGGACGTGTTCGAGACCATGAACCTCACAGCCTTCGACCTGAGTGTTGACACTCTCGACATGCATGCG GACCGTAACACGTTCCATCGCTTTGACAAGTTTAACGCCAAATACAACCCCATCGGAGAATCCATCCTGAGAGAGATCTTCATCAAGACTGACAACCACATTGAAGGAAAATACTTTGCACACATAGTCAAG GAGGTGTTGTATGACTTGGAGGAGAGCAAGTACCAGAACTCCGAGATGCGTCTGTCCATCTATGGCCGCTCCCGAGACGAGTGGGACAAGCTGTCTCGGTGGGCTGTGGATCACCGAGTGTACTCTGATAATGTGCGCTGGCTTATCCAGGTGCCCCGTCTATT TGACGTGTACCACACAAAGAAGCAGCTGGCTAATTTCCAGGAGATGCTGGAGAACATCTTCATGCCTCTGTTTGAAGTCACAATAAACCCTGCCAGTCATCCCGAGCTGCATCTCTTCCTCGAACAT GTCGTGGGCTTTGACAGCGTGGACGACGAGTCCAAACCTGAGCACCACAATTTTAACCTTGACAGTCCACTGCCGGCCAATTGGACAAATGGGGCCAACCCGCCCTACTCCTATTACCTCTACTATACCTACGCCAACATGACTGTGCTCAACCACCTGCGGAG TCGGCGAGGCCTTCATACGTTTGTCCTGCGGCCTCACTGTGGGGAGGCGGGGCCGATCCACCACCTGGTGTCAGGTTTCTTCCTATCAGAGAACATCTCCCATGGGCTACTGCTCAGAAAG GCCCCGGTGCTGCAGTATCTTTACTATCTGGCTCAAATTGGCATTGCCATGTCCCCACTGAGTAACAACAGCCTGTTCCTCAGTTACCACCGCAACCCACTGCCAGAGTATCTGTCCAGAGGCCTGGTGATATCTCTGTCCACTGATGACCCCCTTCAGTTCCACTTCACCAAG GAGCCTCTAATGGAGGAGTACAGTATCGCTGCGCAAGTGTGGAAACTGAGTTCCTGTGACATGTGCGAGCTGGCAAGAAACAGCGTTCTTATGAGCGGATTTTCAAACAGG GTCAAGCGTTATTGGCTGGGCCCTAAACATTCCAAGGAGGGTCCTATAAGCAACGACATCCGCCGCACAAACGTCCCCGATATCCGCGTGGCGTACCGCAGCGAGACCCTCAccgaggagctgcagctcgTCACCCACGCCGTGCGCACAGAGGAGCTGGACACTATCGATGAGGAGGACGCTCTGTCCATGGGCCCTCTGCCCAGTCAGCGCTGA
- the LOC132999392 gene encoding AMP deaminase 2-like isoform X4, giving the protein MEEKYKEIAEELFTRSMAESDMRSAPYEFPEDSPIEQLEERRHRLERQISQDIKLEPEILLRAKQDFMKIDSAADLELLKDQGVDTLDDGFMEREMPLEREYQRVSISGEEKCGVPFTDLLDAAKCVVKALFIREKYINRSMQNFCKTTAHALEELGMKTEDFGVYDDIAETPVDNDAPVHAPVSETHPYDNQDPLNMPADTGYGCKMVDGVVHVYANKSNMDKSAELDLPYPDLKEYIGDMNVMMSLIVNGPVKSFCYRRLQYLSSKFQMHILLNEMKELAAQKKVPHRDFYNIRKVDTHIHASSCMNQKHLLRFIKRAMKKYPGEIVHMENGRGQTLKDVFETMNLTAFDLSVDTLDMHADRNTFHRFDKFNAKYNPIGESILREIFIKTDNHIEGKYFAHIVKEVLYDLEESKYQNSEMRLSIYGRSRDEWDKLSRWAVDHRVYSDNVRWLIQVPRLFDVYHTKKQLANFQEMLENIFMPLFEVTINPASHPELHLFLEHVVGFDSVDDESKPEHHNFNLDSPLPANWTNGANPPYSYYLYYTYANMTVLNHLRSRRGLHTFVLRPHCGEAGPIHHLVSGFFLSENISHGLLLRKAPVLQYLYYLAQIGIAMSPLSNNSLFLSYHRNPLPEYLSRGLVISLSTDDPLQFHFTKEPLMEEYSIAAQVWKLSSCDMCELARNSVLMSGFSNRVKRYWLGPKHSKEGPISNDIRRTNVPDIRVAYRSETLTEELQLVTHAVRTEELDTIDEEDALSMGPLPSQR; this is encoded by the exons ATGGAAGAAAAGTACAAAGAGATTGCAGAG GAGCTGTTCACACGCAGCATGGCAGAGAGCGACATGAGAAGTGCTCCGTACGAGTTCCCGGAGGACAGCCCCAtcgagcagctggaggagcggCGTCACCGTCTGGAGCGGCAGATCAGCCAGGACATCAA GCTTGAGCCAGAGATCTTGCTCCGCGCCAAACAGGACTTCATGAAAATCGACAGTGCGGCAGACCTAGA GTTATTGAAGGATCAGGGTGTGGATACTCTCGATGATGGCTTCATGGAAAGAGAAATGCCACTGGAGCGCGAATACCAGCGAGTCTCAATATCTGGCGAGGAAAAATGTGGG GTCCCCTTCACAGACCTGCTTGATGCTGCTAAGTGCGTGGTGAAGGCGTTATTCATTCGGGAGAAGTACATAAACCGATCCATGCAGAACTTTTGTAAGACCACAGCTCACGCCTTAGAGGAGCTCGGGATGAAGACTGAGGATTTTGGAGTCTATGATGATATAGCAGAGACCCCTGTAGATAATG ATGCCCCCGTCCACGCACCGGTTTCGGAGACACACCCCTACGACAATCAGGACCCCTTGAACATGCCAGCAGACACAGGATATGGATGCAAGATGGTGGATGGAGTAGTTCATGTCTACGCCAACAAAAGCAACATGGACAA AAGTGCAGAACTGGACTTGCCATATCCTGACTTGAAGGAGTATATCGGAGACATGAATGTGATGATGTCCCTCATCGTTAACGGGCCAGT GAAGTCCTTCTGCTACCGCCGCCTCCAGTACCTGAGCTCTAAGTTCCAGATGCACATCCTCCTGAACGAGATGAAGGAGCTAGCTGCTCAGAAGAAGGTTCCTCACAGAGACTTCTACAACATCCGGAAG GTGGACACGCATATACATGCATCGTCCTGTATGAACCAGAAGCACCTGCTGCGATTCATCAAGAGAGCCATGAAGAAGTACCCTGGGGAGATCGTTCACATGGAGAACGGCCGGGGTCAGACCCTCAAGGACGTGTTCGAGACCATGAACCTCACAGCCTTCGACCTGAGTGTTGACACTCTCGACATGCATGCG GACCGTAACACGTTCCATCGCTTTGACAAGTTTAACGCCAAATACAACCCCATCGGAGAATCCATCCTGAGAGAGATCTTCATCAAGACTGACAACCACATTGAAGGAAAATACTTTGCACACATAGTCAAG GAGGTGTTGTATGACTTGGAGGAGAGCAAGTACCAGAACTCCGAGATGCGTCTGTCCATCTATGGCCGCTCCCGAGACGAGTGGGACAAGCTGTCTCGGTGGGCTGTGGATCACCGAGTGTACTCTGATAATGTGCGCTGGCTTATCCAGGTGCCCCGTCTATT TGACGTGTACCACACAAAGAAGCAGCTGGCTAATTTCCAGGAGATGCTGGAGAACATCTTCATGCCTCTGTTTGAAGTCACAATAAACCCTGCCAGTCATCCCGAGCTGCATCTCTTCCTCGAACAT GTCGTGGGCTTTGACAGCGTGGACGACGAGTCCAAACCTGAGCACCACAATTTTAACCTTGACAGTCCACTGCCGGCCAATTGGACAAATGGGGCCAACCCGCCCTACTCCTATTACCTCTACTATACCTACGCCAACATGACTGTGCTCAACCACCTGCGGAG TCGGCGAGGCCTTCATACGTTTGTCCTGCGGCCTCACTGTGGGGAGGCGGGGCCGATCCACCACCTGGTGTCAGGTTTCTTCCTATCAGAGAACATCTCCCATGGGCTACTGCTCAGAAAG GCCCCGGTGCTGCAGTATCTTTACTATCTGGCTCAAATTGGCATTGCCATGTCCCCACTGAGTAACAACAGCCTGTTCCTCAGTTACCACCGCAACCCACTGCCAGAGTATCTGTCCAGAGGCCTGGTGATATCTCTGTCCACTGATGACCCCCTTCAGTTCCACTTCACCAAG GAGCCTCTAATGGAGGAGTACAGTATCGCTGCGCAAGTGTGGAAACTGAGTTCCTGTGACATGTGCGAGCTGGCAAGAAACAGCGTTCTTATGAGCGGATTTTCAAACAGG GTCAAGCGTTATTGGCTGGGCCCTAAACATTCCAAGGAGGGTCCTATAAGCAACGACATCCGCCGCACAAACGTCCCCGATATCCGCGTGGCGTACCGCAGCGAGACCCTCAccgaggagctgcagctcgTCACCCACGCCGTGCGCACAGAGGAGCTGGACACTATCGATGAGGAGGACGCTCTGTCCATGGGCCCTCTGCCCAGTCAGCGCTGA